The Methanothermobacter sp. CaT2 DNA window TTTCTTTAAGATCCTTTCCAGCCCACTGCATGCTGAAGTAGAGGGCTACAAGGGCAATAAGCCAGTACACAAGGTACTGTGGGAATGGTATGAAACCATCTGGAATATGCAAGCTATTCGCCTCCTTAATCTTTTTTTAATTCCAATCACTATATCAAACATTCATATAATATAAAGGTTGAAGTGATTATTACTAATCTTCGGTTTCTCTTATATTGTGGTAATATCACACCCTGAGCGGAGGGATGACCATTGCAGGGGTCTCAGGGTGTATAATGGTAATAATCCTCCTTCTATCTGGCACATCTCCACCATTTATTAAAAAGGTCCAGGTCTTTATGTGTTCAGCGACAATGCACAAAGTTTATATATAGATTCCATAAAATGAAAAACATCATTATAAATCATTAATAATTGTCAATCGGGATTTAGTAATACTGGTGATAGATGTGGCGCCTGAATCAAAAAAAGCCAAAGACCTTAAAGGGGATTTCTGGGATGCCAAGAACATCCAGATATCCATAGGAGAAATAATAACTGAGGAAAAGCCTCCTGAAGAAGAGGTTAAGGGCCCGAAACCCCGTCCCCATGTGACTGACCTGAGATCATGGGACATGAAACTGCTTGAAAGGTACGAACCATTCTACGCACCATTCTGTGACATGTGCTGTCTCTGCACCTACGGTAAATGTGAACTTCTCGGGAAGAAGGGAGCATGTGGTATAGACGCAGCCACACAGCAGGCAAGGACGGTGCTGCTGGCATGCCTGATAGGGACAGCCGCCCATGCAGGACACGCAAGGCACCTGGTGGACCACCTCATAGAGAGGCTTGGAGAGGATTATAAGATAGACCTCGGCAGCAACGTGGATATAGAGGCACCAATAACACGGACGGTGATGGGTAAGAGACCCGCCACACTCGGGGACCTGAGGGAGGTGATGGACTACGCTGAGGAACAGATGTCCCACCTCCTTTCAGCCTGTCACACGGGACAGGAGGGGGACAGCAAGGACTTTGAATCAAAGGCATTCCACGCAGGCCTAATGGATGACCTTACAAGGGAGGTTGCAGACCTGGCCCAGATAGTGGCCCTGGACCTTCCAAAGGGTGACGAGGACGCACCCCTGGTTGAACTTGGATTCGGGACCATAGATACAGAGAAACCGGTTGTTCTCTGCATAGGCCACAACGTGCTGCCCGGCGCAGACATAGTTGACTACCTTGATGAGAATGAAATGGAGGACCAGGTTGAGGTCTGCGGAATCTGCTGCGCAGCAATAGACGTGACCAGGTACAATGAGGCAGCAAAGGTTGTAGGTCCACTATCAAAACAGCTCCGCTTCATAAGAAGTGGCGTTGCAGATGTGATAGTGGTTGACGAACAGTGCGTCAGGACAGATGTACTGGAGGAGGCCCTCAGGAACAGGTCAGCGGTCATCGCCACAACAGATAAGATGTGCCTTGGACTCCCTGACATGACCGATGAGGACCCTGATAAAATCGTGAATGACCTGATAAACGGTAACATAGAGGGCGCCCTGATACTGGACCCTGAAAAGGTGGGTGAGGTGGCTGTTAAGACTGCGATGAAACTTGCACCCATCAGGAAATCCCTCAAAAAGCTGCCAGATATTGATGAGATAATCGAGCTGGCATCAGAGTGCACAGACTGTGGCTGGTGCCAGAGGGTCTGCCCCAACAGCCTCCCGGTCATGGACGCCGTGAAGAAGGCGGCTGAGGGTGACATCAGCAAACTTGAGGAGATGGCCATCGAGGAGCTCTGCTACACCTGCGGACGCTGCGAACAGGAATGTGAAAGGAACATACCCATAGTATCCATGGTTACAAAGGCAGGTGAGAGGCGGGTCAAGGACGAAAAATACAGGATAAGGGCTGGAAGAGGACCGGCCCAGGACGTTGAGATAAGGAGGGTCGGAGCACCCATCGTCCTGGGGGATATACCTGGAGTGGTGGCATTTGTGGGCTGCTCAAACTACCCTGAGGGTGGAAAGGACGTCGCACTGATGGCAAAGGAGTTCCTTGAGAGGAACTACATCGTGGTAACAACAGGCTGTGGAGCAATGTCCATAGGCGAATACAGGGACGAGGATGGTCAGACGCTCTATGAAAAATATGGTGGACAGTTCGATGCAAAGGGACTCGTCAACATGGGGTCATGCGTTTCAAATGCACACGTATCAGGAGCAGCCATAAAGATAGCCAACATATTCGCACAGAAACCCCTTGAAGGCAACTTTGAGGAGATAGCAGACTACATACTGAACCGTGTGGGTGCATGTGGGGTTGCCTGGGGTGCCTACTCCCAGAAGGCGGCTGCCATAGCAACCGGTGTGAACAGATGGGGAATACCCGTCGTCCTGGGTCCTCACGGATCAAAGTATCGAA harbors:
- the cdhA gene encoding CO dehydrogenase/acetyl-CoA synthase complex subunit alpha — protein: MIDVAPESKKAKDLKGDFWDAKNIQISIGEIITEEKPPEEEVKGPKPRPHVTDLRSWDMKLLERYEPFYAPFCDMCCLCTYGKCELLGKKGACGIDAATQQARTVLLACLIGTAAHAGHARHLVDHLIERLGEDYKIDLGSNVDIEAPITRTVMGKRPATLGDLREVMDYAEEQMSHLLSACHTGQEGDSKDFESKAFHAGLMDDLTREVADLAQIVALDLPKGDEDAPLVELGFGTIDTEKPVVLCIGHNVLPGADIVDYLDENEMEDQVEVCGICCAAIDVTRYNEAAKVVGPLSKQLRFIRSGVADVIVVDEQCVRTDVLEEALRNRSAVIATTDKMCLGLPDMTDEDPDKIVNDLINGNIEGALILDPEKVGEVAVKTAMKLAPIRKSLKKLPDIDEIIELASECTDCGWCQRVCPNSLPVMDAVKKAAEGDISKLEEMAIEELCYTCGRCEQECERNIPIVSMVTKAGERRVKDEKYRIRAGRGPAQDVEIRRVGAPIVLGDIPGVVAFVGCSNYPEGGKDVALMAKEFLERNYIVVTTGCGAMSIGEYRDEDGQTLYEKYGGQFDAKGLVNMGSCVSNAHVSGAAIKIANIFAQKPLEGNFEEIADYILNRVGACGVAWGAYSQKAAAIATGVNRWGIPVVLGPHGSKYRRLFLGRADDEEKWKLNDLRTGEVIDGEPAPEHLLYAAENREEATVMIAKLCIRPTDTSKGRQMKLSNYIDLHRKYLGTIPDDIDRFIRTEKDIPIVYKRDVMKILEEKNWKPRELPKEPSLLER